A genomic region of Candidatus Pseudomonas phytovorans contains the following coding sequences:
- a CDS encoding IS3 family transposase (programmed frameshift) yields MGKYTEQFKLTAVSAYLDGNNGFRKVAQHFDVDFSLLRRWVSSHQSESSLSSRSHGRRYDDDFKRQVLSYMHEHRLSMRQTAAHFGLGQSSQIGSWQRQYYSGDPIAPVDRQKKPIKVPKKIKPAKPTNTDDSQKPRDQLMAELEYLRMENAVLKELKALREEKGTNVGEKVLIVSRLKPRFPLPDLLRLVGLARSTFYYQVQAQQKPDKYAELKEQIQQVYRKEKGRYGYRRVALVIRKGGVLVNKKVIERLMAALGLQSLVRPKKYQSYRGVVGKIAPNLLERNFVAQRPNQKWVSDVTEFKVAEQKLYLSPVMDLYNGEIIAYETASRPQYSLVGNMLDKALKTLGEKPKLVLHTDQGWQYQQGQYRHQLRSRGVKQSMSRKGNCLDNAAMESFFGTLKSEFFYLKRFESIDELKAGLDEYIHYYNHDRIKLRLNGLSPVEYRTQAAA; encoded by the exons ATGGGCAAATACACAGAGCAGTTCAAGCTCACAGCCGTCTCAGCCTACCTGGATGGCAATAATGGCTTCCGAAAGGTAGCCCAGCATTTCGATGTTGATTTCAGCCTGCTCCGCCGGTGGGTTTCCAGCCATCAGAGCGAATCCAGCCTTTCTTCACGCTCACATGGGCGGCGTTATGACGACGATTTCAAGCGACAGGTGCTGAGCTACATGCACGAACATCGCCTTTCCATGCGGCAAACCGCAGCACATTTTGGCCTCGGTCAATCATCGCAGATAGGCAGCTGGCAGCGGCAGTACTACAGTGGTGACCCTATAGCCCCTGTCGACCGCCAGAAAAAGCCGATCAAAGTGCCGAAGAAGATCAAACCAGCAAAACCCACAAATACTGACGATTCGCAAAAGCCCCGAGACCAGCTGATGGCGGAGCTCGAATATCTGCGCATGGAGAACGCTGTCTTAAAGGAGCTCAAGGCTTTGCGAGAGGAAAAGG GAACGAATGTCGGGGAAAAAGTCCTGATCGTTTCGAGGCTCAAGCCTAGATTCCCTTTGCCTGACCTGCTGCGTCTGGTCGGGCTGGCTCGCAGTACCTTTTACTATCAGGTGCAAGCTCAGCAGAAGCCGGACAAATATGCCGAGCTTAAAGAGCAGATTCAGCAGGTCTATCGCAAAGAGAAAGGGCGTTACGGCTATCGACGCGTTGCACTCGTGATCAGAAAAGGTGGGGTACTGGTCAACAAGAAGGTCATCGAGAGGCTGATGGCTGCCCTGGGTCTGCAGTCACTGGTGCGACCTAAGAAGTATCAGTCGTACCGAGGTGTTGTTGGCAAGATAGCGCCGAATCTGCTGGAGCGAAATTTCGTTGCCCAGCGTCCTAATCAGAAATGGGTGAGTGACGTAACTGAGTTCAAAGTGGCTGAACAGAAGCTCTATCTTTCGCCTGTGATGGATTTGTACAACGGAGAAATCATCGCTTACGAGACGGCGAGTCGCCCTCAGTACAGCCTGGTTGGGAACATGCTCGACAAGGCACTCAAAACCTTGGGAGAAAAGCCGAAGCTGGTGCTCCACACCGACCAGGGCTGGCAGTACCAGCAGGGTCAGTATCGCCACCAGCTGCGCAGTCGTGGGGTGAAACAGAGCATGTCTCGTAAAGGCAATTGCCTAGACAATGCAGCTATGGAAAGCTTCTTCGGCACGCTCAAGTCAGAATTTTTCTACCTCAAGCGTTTCGAGAGTATTGATGAATTGAAAGCGGGCCTGGATGAGTACATTCACTACTACAACCATGACCGCATCAAGCTAAGGCTCAATGGCCTGAGCCCTGTCGAGTACAGGACCCAGGCGGCAGCATAG
- the pnuC gene encoding nicotinamide riboside transporter PnuC → MSGLELIAAILGVTAVWLTVKQNAWCWPIGLVMVLIYGWLFYEVKLYSGMLLQLAYAILQLYGWWQWKRPGHAEDARQVSRLQRPALLNGLAAGLLLSAALGAAMANWTDAALPWLDATLTGFSLVAQLWMAQKRLQCWPLWVVVDIIYVGQYLHQQLYFTAGFFAVLTLIAVRGWLEWRRDPALVQP, encoded by the coding sequence ATGTCCGGCCTTGAACTCATCGCCGCCATCCTCGGCGTTACCGCTGTCTGGCTAACCGTCAAGCAGAACGCCTGGTGCTGGCCGATCGGCCTGGTCATGGTGCTGATCTACGGCTGGCTGTTCTACGAGGTAAAACTGTACTCGGGCATGCTGCTGCAACTGGCCTACGCCATCCTGCAACTGTATGGCTGGTGGCAATGGAAGCGCCCCGGCCACGCTGAAGACGCCCGCCAGGTCTCACGCCTGCAACGCCCGGCCCTGCTCAATGGCCTGGCTGCCGGTCTGCTGCTGAGCGCGGCCCTGGGTGCGGCCATGGCCAACTGGACCGATGCCGCCCTGCCCTGGCTGGACGCCACCCTCACCGGTTTCAGCCTGGTAGCGCAACTGTGGATGGCCCAGAAGCGCCTGCAATGCTGGCCGCTGTGGGTGGTGGTGGACATCATCTATGTGGGCCAGTACCTGCACCAGCAGTTGTATTTCACCGCAGGTTTCTTCGCCGTGCTTACCCTGATTGCCGTGCGCGGCTGGCTGGAATGGCGCCGTGACCCGGCGTTGGTGCAGCCATGA
- a CDS encoding AAA family ATPase: protein MSVKQAMKVLVLCGPESSGKSWLSGVIQAHFGGVVVAEYVRHFIDQECRDTCYADIPTIARGQLAWEDRAREQAPPLLILDTHLLSNMLWSHALFDDCPPWLEQALLARRYDLHLLLSPQGVDWVADGQRSQPDLNDRQRFFDDSLTWLEQHDQAHQILEGDWPQRQLLALQAVAMLVGSDAPACPTEC, encoded by the coding sequence ATGAGCGTAAAACAGGCCATGAAGGTACTGGTGCTGTGCGGCCCCGAGTCCAGCGGCAAGAGCTGGCTCAGTGGCGTGATACAGGCGCACTTCGGCGGCGTAGTGGTGGCCGAGTACGTGCGTCACTTCATCGACCAGGAGTGCCGCGATACCTGTTACGCCGATATCCCCACCATCGCCCGGGGCCAACTGGCCTGGGAGGACCGGGCCCGCGAGCAGGCGCCACCGCTGCTGATCCTCGACACCCACCTGCTCAGCAACATGCTCTGGAGCCACGCCCTGTTCGATGACTGCCCGCCCTGGCTGGAGCAGGCATTACTTGCACGTCGTTACGACCTGCACCTGCTGCTCAGTCCGCAAGGCGTGGACTGGGTTGCCGATGGCCAGCGCAGCCAGCCCGACCTCAACGACCGCCAGCGCTTTTTCGACGACAGCCTTACCTGGCTTGAGCAGCATGATCAGGCACACCAGATACTTGAGGGCGATTGGCCGCAGCGCCAATTGCTGGCCCTGCAAGCAGTAGCTATGCTGGTTGGTAGCGATGCGCCAGCATGCCCGACCGAGTGTTAA
- a CDS encoding adhesin, with product MKHMLLILATLCSAPALADSPVPVINSANIDSSGSRYQGNLSVNQAAGDKQQQVNARAIAVGPEANASTQIRQRLNTPSDPTMDARATIQGNAFSNGSGALGVNQSAGANTQQANALSISISAQPQSIDDSVLMQQNVALLNNSGATDIPAGYRQVTTSDQAFTGSRGVIQLNQSAGVGNRMANTLSIRVAD from the coding sequence ATGAAGCACATGCTGCTGATTCTGGCCACCCTGTGCAGTGCGCCAGCCCTCGCCGACTCCCCTGTTCCCGTCATCAATAGCGCCAACATCGACAGCTCAGGCAGCCGCTATCAGGGCAACCTTTCTGTGAACCAGGCAGCGGGTGACAAACAGCAACAGGTCAACGCGCGCGCCATTGCGGTGGGGCCTGAAGCGAACGCCAGCACGCAGATCCGGCAACGGCTCAATACGCCATCCGACCCCACGATGGATGCCCGCGCGACCATTCAGGGCAACGCCTTCAGCAACGGCAGTGGCGCACTGGGGGTCAACCAGAGCGCCGGTGCCAATACCCAGCAAGCCAACGCACTGAGCATCAGCATCAGTGCGCAACCGCAAAGCATCGACGACAGCGTCCTCATGCAACAGAACGTGGCGCTGCTCAACAACTCCGGAGCAACTGACATTCCAGCCGGCTATCGCCAGGTCACTACCAGTGACCAGGCCTTCACCGGTAGCCGTGGGGTGATCCAGTTGAACCAGAGTGCCGGGGTGGGAAACCGAATGGCCAACACCTTGAGCATACGGGTCGCGGATTGA
- a CDS encoding heme utilization protein, with translation MKPSMAIKPLVFAIAAVMAVAVQAGQNDRRDDHHNGHHNNGQHTPPPTKIPVYATANAWDTQNSTDNRITNQGTINEAEMSDSGTGSSGNVGINVAAGNGNQQDNAAAIANAGSESSLDNSFVFGMASATADVVQTSRNNRVDNYSTQSSAVMSGSASGAEGNIGINVAGGDLNQQKNTMAIANTGAPLGNATATASAEQDGPGLVVNNAADRTYRVDTITITTSASGSSSRDGTFNSTDDRNSSSSFSVAGAQSASSSGSSGWNSSGSSSSNASGSNNSSASGSNSWGLNGSASGSNSSSSSANLTASLDAAANATRTLTTDDGRRERTRSSTFDGSLNASLDVSVDKSHESAYDSSFEKAFDSNYDKSHQSSYDKSKDSSYTKSHDSSYENASASDFSKSGEKSKQSSNDVSKSYSESSAYDLSNTVSFQVLTPTGWANPVTNTATLSGSVNGGSGNLGVNVAAGVGNQQSNSLAISNTSF, from the coding sequence ATGAAACCCTCGATGGCAATCAAGCCTCTGGTTTTCGCAATTGCTGCGGTCATGGCTGTTGCTGTACAAGCTGGGCAAAACGATCGGCGTGATGACCACCATAACGGCCACCATAACAATGGTCAGCACACGCCTCCACCCACCAAGATCCCTGTGTATGCAACGGCCAATGCCTGGGATACCCAAAACAGCACCGATAACCGTATCACCAACCAAGGCACTATCAACGAAGCCGAGATGAGTGATTCGGGCACCGGTTCCAGCGGCAACGTGGGCATCAACGTGGCGGCCGGTAACGGCAACCAGCAGGATAACGCAGCTGCCATCGCCAACGCCGGCTCCGAGTCGAGCCTGGACAACAGCTTCGTGTTCGGCATGGCCAGCGCCACTGCCGATGTCGTTCAAACCAGCAGAAACAACCGGGTCGACAACTATTCGACCCAGTCGTCGGCGGTGATGAGCGGCTCGGCCAGCGGGGCTGAGGGCAACATCGGGATCAACGTAGCCGGTGGCGACCTCAACCAGCAGAAAAACACCATGGCGATCGCCAACACCGGTGCTCCGCTGGGTAATGCCACTGCCACCGCGTCTGCCGAGCAGGACGGCCCAGGTCTGGTCGTGAACAACGCCGCCGACCGCACCTACCGTGTGGATACGATTACCATCACCACCTCGGCAAGCGGTTCGAGCTCGCGTGATGGCACGTTCAACTCGACCGACGACCGCAACTCGTCGTCGAGCTTCAGCGTGGCCGGCGCGCAAAGCGCCAGCTCCAGCGGCTCCAGTGGCTGGAACTCCAGCGGTTCGAGCAGCTCGAACGCCAGTGGTTCCAACAACTCCAGCGCCAGTGGCTCCAACAGCTGGGGCCTGAACGGCTCAGCCAGCGGCAGCAACAGCTCGTCGAGCAGCGCCAACCTGACGGCTTCGCTGGACGCCGCAGCCAACGCTACGCGCACCCTTACCACCGATGATGGCCGTCGTGAACGCACCCGCTCCAGCACCTTCGACGGTTCGTTGAATGCATCGCTGGACGTATCGGTCGACAAGTCGCACGAAAGTGCATACGACTCGTCGTTCGAAAAAGCGTTCGACTCCAACTACGACAAGTCGCATCAATCGTCGTACGACAAGTCCAAAGACTCTTCGTACACCAAGTCTCACGACTCTTCCTACGAGAATGCTTCGGCGTCTGACTTCTCGAAGTCTGGCGAAAAATCGAAACAATCCTCGAACGACGTTTCGAAGAGCTACAGCGAAAGCAGTGCTTACGACTTGAGCAATACCGTGTCCTTCCAAGTGCTGACCCCGACCGGCTGGGCCAACCCTGTTACCAATACTGCAACCCTTAGCGGTTCGGTCAATGGTGGCAGCGGCAACCTGGGCGTGAACGTGGCAGCCGGTGTGGGCAACCAGCAGAGCAACTCGCTGGCCATCTCCAACACCTCGTTCTAA
- a CDS encoding C39 family peptidase has translation MRIFALAFLLCLASVSEAAQMPLSVLPGGAVVFKPLQSVRERKFADLVQQKTDFSCGAAALATILRQAYWLDVDEHQIIEGMLAHADQDLVRTQGFSMLDMKRYVESLGMRARGYRVAPDTLHNVRIPVVVLMDVRGYKHFVVMQKVDKGWVYVGDPVLGHKRYKVEDFLKGWNGIIFAVIGQGYDKNNILLDPPLPLTAKGRVDNFTPVKDNELLDFGFIKSDFF, from the coding sequence ATGCGTATTTTCGCCTTGGCGTTTTTGCTGTGCCTGGCCAGCGTGAGCGAAGCTGCACAGATGCCGCTGTCCGTCCTGCCGGGCGGCGCCGTGGTGTTCAAACCTCTCCAGAGCGTGCGCGAACGCAAGTTCGCCGACCTGGTGCAACAGAAAACCGACTTCAGCTGCGGCGCCGCCGCGCTGGCCACCATCCTGCGCCAGGCCTACTGGCTGGATGTGGACGAACATCAAATCATCGAAGGCATGCTGGCCCACGCCGATCAGGACCTGGTGCGTACGCAAGGCTTCTCGATGCTCGACATGAAACGCTACGTCGAAAGCTTGGGCATGCGTGCCCGTGGTTATCGCGTAGCGCCCGATACGCTGCACAACGTGCGCATTCCGGTCGTGGTGCTGATGGATGTGCGTGGCTACAAGCACTTCGTGGTCATGCAGAAGGTCGACAAAGGCTGGGTATACGTAGGTGACCCGGTACTGGGCCATAAACGCTACAAAGTCGAAGACTTCCTCAAGGGCTGGAACGGCATCATCTTCGCCGTGATCGGCCAGGGTTACGACAAGAACAATATCCTGCTCGACCCACCCCTGCCGCTGACCGCCAAGGGCCGGGTGGACAACTTCACCCCCGTGAAGGACAACGAGCTGCTGGACTTCGGCTTCATCAAAAGCGACTTCTTCTAA
- a CDS encoding LTA synthase family protein: MKNLSDHPRTRLAALATLVLVIPLGTRAMLGWSNPLGYLSDLALGSLLIMLLHRRPWWLALPVLLAWAALWVASAELVSAVGRLPTSADLTYLVDPQFMENSTGGGLAHAWLPLTLGAGLLAWLATVWRSRARRSMPLPRKAWAIPVLLFGAHWGSQQLAPTDADQWRQYNLTHQLMSAGVGTLERTVEGWMGHTQTFTPLASSGLTQSDLHGQRLLAGPGSARNLLVITVEGIPGAYLRPNRQALHSRFDEDLMPKVSQWAERGMNTPDYVLHTHQTIRGLYAMLCGDYDKLANGTPKGVELLTQNERNQACLPAQLRQAGFTTHYLQGAGLRFMAKDRIMPHIGFDSVHGLEWFRNKNYLDFPWGKDDRAFFEGALDYVGQLQKQDKPWMLTLLTVGTHQPYSAPAEYLERYDTPKQAAVAYLDDALGAFLDNLERQGVLKDTLVVVTSDESHGIDGVRLASSWGFNLTLAPEQAQLPSIKRGTYGHIDLATSVLDYFALPIPMALGGRSLYRDYDTGREMISYTNGMLRYHDGQGVFTECDFQQRCRRYASEGFIADQARYLGPGDSLLGQQIGALAGVLDQSLLQTPLNLRYQFGGPSPIKLRKRIHDDWADNLIGAQYLEMPEGSHTRVRVKVRSLDPKRVAFIQLKAKQLEQDVPLGLPAEVKVTADEPLEMEFSFDNPTERKAFSFHLLGYGGGKVEVSDFSVITALPGEDDAADELTEGHIAHSG; the protein is encoded by the coding sequence GTGAAGAACCTGTCAGACCACCCACGTACCCGGCTTGCCGCGTTGGCAACCCTGGTGCTGGTGATCCCACTGGGTACGCGCGCCATGCTGGGCTGGTCCAACCCGCTCGGTTACCTGTCCGACCTCGCCCTCGGCAGCCTGCTGATAATGCTGCTGCACCGTCGGCCATGGTGGCTGGCCCTGCCCGTACTGCTGGCCTGGGCAGCCCTGTGGGTGGCTTCGGCCGAACTGGTAAGCGCGGTGGGCCGGTTGCCCACCAGCGCCGACCTGACGTACCTGGTCGACCCGCAATTCATGGAGAATTCGACCGGTGGCGGCCTGGCCCACGCCTGGCTGCCCTTGACCCTGGGTGCCGGCCTGCTGGCCTGGCTGGCCACCGTCTGGCGCAGCCGTGCGCGGCGCAGCATGCCGCTGCCGCGCAAGGCCTGGGCCATTCCGGTGCTGCTGTTTGGTGCCCATTGGGGTAGCCAGCAGCTGGCACCTACCGACGCCGACCAGTGGCGGCAATACAACCTCACCCACCAACTGATGTCGGCCGGGGTCGGTACCCTGGAGCGCACAGTCGAAGGCTGGATGGGCCATACGCAAACCTTCACGCCGCTGGCCAGCAGTGGCCTGACCCAATCCGACCTGCACGGGCAGCGGCTGCTGGCCGGGCCAGGCAGCGCACGAAACCTGCTGGTCATCACTGTGGAAGGTATCCCCGGGGCCTACCTGCGGCCCAACCGCCAAGCCCTGCACAGCCGCTTCGATGAAGACCTGATGCCCAAGGTCAGCCAATGGGCCGAGCGCGGCATGAACACCCCGGACTATGTGCTGCATACCCACCAGACCATCCGCGGCCTGTACGCGATGCTGTGTGGTGATTACGACAAGCTGGCCAATGGCACGCCAAAGGGCGTAGAGCTGCTGACCCAGAACGAACGCAACCAGGCCTGCCTGCCAGCGCAACTGCGCCAGGCTGGTTTTACCACCCACTACCTGCAAGGTGCCGGCCTGCGTTTCATGGCCAAGGACCGCATCATGCCGCATATCGGTTTTGACTCGGTGCATGGCCTGGAGTGGTTCCGCAACAAGAACTATCTGGACTTCCCCTGGGGCAAGGATGACCGGGCCTTCTTCGAAGGTGCGCTGGATTACGTTGGCCAGTTGCAGAAACAGGACAAGCCTTGGATGCTGACCCTGCTGACCGTGGGTACCCATCAGCCGTACTCCGCGCCCGCCGAGTACCTTGAGCGCTATGACACGCCGAAACAGGCAGCGGTCGCCTACCTGGACGACGCGCTCGGGGCCTTCCTCGACAACCTCGAACGCCAGGGCGTGCTGAAGGACACCCTGGTGGTAGTGACCTCTGACGAGTCCCATGGTATCGACGGCGTGCGCCTGGCTTCGTCCTGGGGCTTTAACCTCACCCTGGCACCGGAGCAGGCGCAGTTGCCGTCTATCAAACGCGGCACCTACGGCCATATCGACCTGGCCACCTCCGTGCTCGACTACTTTGCGCTGCCTATTCCCATGGCGCTTGGCGGTCGCTCGCTGTACCGCGACTACGACACGGGCCGCGAGATGATTTCCTACACCAACGGCATGCTGCGCTACCACGATGGCCAGGGCGTCTTCACCGAGTGTGACTTCCAGCAACGTTGCCGCCGTTACGCCAGCGAGGGCTTCATTGCCGACCAGGCCCGCTACCTGGGCCCGGGTGACAGCCTGCTCGGCCAGCAGATCGGCGCGCTGGCGGGCGTGCTCGACCAGTCACTGCTGCAAACCCCGCTCAATCTGCGTTACCAGTTTGGCGGCCCTTCGCCGATCAAATTGCGCAAGCGCATTCACGATGACTGGGCCGACAACCTGATCGGTGCCCAGTACCTGGAAATGCCGGAAGGCTCGCATACCCGAGTGCGAGTGAAGGTACGCTCGCTGGACCCCAAACGTGTAGCCTTCATCCAGCTCAAGGCCAAACAACTGGAACAGGACGTACCGCTGGGCTTGCCGGCTGAAGTCAAAGTCACCGCCGACGAACCCCTGGAAATGGAGTTCAGCTTCGACAACCCGACCGAACGCAAAGCGTTTTCCTTCCACTTGCTAGGTTACGGCGGCGGCAAGGTGGAAGTCAGCGACTTCAGCGTGATCACCGCACTGCCCGGCGAGGATGACGCGGCGGATGAACTGACCGAAGGGCATATCGCCCATTCCGGCTGA
- a CDS encoding thioredoxin family protein yields the protein MSTSESRHPVVSRSQWLAARQQLWLHEKAFTHHRDALAAARRALPWVKVEHDYRFQGPDGPLSLADLFAGRSQLLLYHFMFVEGWSEGCPGCSFLADHFDGANLHLAHHDVSLAAVSRAPYAEFQAFRRRMGWQFPWYSSHGSGFNENFGVSVGSEGQRQYNYEPYDGSESELPGLSAFYREADGSVYHTYSTYARGLDILVNTYNFLDIAPLGRNESGTMDWVRHHDRYKEQPDKPDCCHK from the coding sequence ATGAGCACAAGCGAAAGCAGGCACCCGGTGGTTTCCCGTAGCCAGTGGCTGGCGGCCCGTCAGCAACTGTGGCTGCACGAAAAAGCCTTTACCCACCACCGCGACGCGCTGGCAGCAGCCCGTCGCGCCCTGCCCTGGGTCAAGGTCGAGCACGATTATCGGTTCCAGGGGCCGGACGGCCCACTGAGCCTGGCTGACCTGTTTGCGGGGCGCAGCCAGTTGTTGCTTTACCATTTCATGTTCGTCGAGGGCTGGAGCGAGGGCTGCCCCGGTTGCTCGTTCCTGGCCGACCATTTTGACGGAGCCAACCTGCACCTGGCTCACCACGATGTGTCACTGGCGGCGGTATCGCGGGCGCCGTATGCCGAGTTCCAGGCGTTCCGTCGGCGCATGGGCTGGCAGTTCCCCTGGTACTCGTCACACGGCAGCGGTTTCAACGAAAACTTTGGCGTCAGTGTCGGCAGCGAAGGCCAGCGGCAGTACAACTATGAACCGTATGACGGCAGCGAGAGTGAGCTGCCTGGTTTGAGCGCGTTCTACCGCGAAGCGGACGGCAGCGTGTATCACACCTACTCAACCTATGCCCGCGGGTTGGACATACTGGTCAATACCTACAATTTCCTCGACATTGCGCCACTGGGGCGTAACGAAAGCGGGACCATGGACTGGGTGCGGCACCATGACCGCTATAAAGAGCAGCCAGATAAACCTGACTGCTGCCACAAATGA
- the ureG gene encoding urease accessory protein UreG, with product MQSYQQPLRIGVGGPVGSGKTALLEALCKAMRDHYQIAVVTNDIYTKEDQRILTEAGALEPDRIVGVETGGCPHTAIREDASMNLAAVEALARKFGNLEVIFVESGGDNLSATFSPELADLTIYVIDVAEGEKIPRKGGPGITKSDFLVINKTDLAPYVGASLEVMERDTQRMRPQRPWTFSNLKKGEGLQAVIDFIVERGMLGIRG from the coding sequence ATGCAAAGCTATCAACAACCCCTGCGCATCGGTGTCGGTGGCCCGGTCGGCTCTGGCAAGACTGCACTGCTGGAAGCGTTGTGCAAGGCCATGCGCGACCACTACCAGATCGCCGTGGTGACCAATGACATCTACACCAAGGAAGACCAGCGCATCCTCACCGAGGCCGGCGCGCTGGAGCCGGACCGGATTGTGGGCGTGGAAACCGGTGGCTGCCCGCATACGGCGATTCGCGAAGACGCCTCGATGAACCTGGCTGCCGTCGAGGCGCTGGCACGCAAGTTTGGCAACCTGGAGGTGATCTTTGTCGAAAGTGGCGGTGACAACCTCAGCGCCACATTCAGCCCGGAGCTGGCCGACCTGACCATCTACGTGATCGATGTGGCCGAAGGCGAGAAGATTCCGCGCAAGGGCGGCCCAGGCATTACCAAGTCGGACTTCCTGGTGATCAACAAGACCGACCTGGCGCCTTATGTAGGAGCTTCATTGGAAGTGATGGAGCGCGATACCCAGCGCATGCGGCCGCAGCGGCCGTGGACCTTCAGCAACCTGAAGAAGGGTGAAGGGTTGCAGGCGGTGATCGACTTTATCGTCGAGCGCGGGATGCTGGGTATACGCGGCTGA
- a CDS encoding urease accessory UreF family protein: MDSDLALLRLLQLASPGLPVGGFTYSQGLEWAVEAGWVKGADGFAAWQREQVEDTLACLDWPVLARLYRACQAADAEAFGHWSRFLLANRETAELRLEEQQRGAALARLLDGWQLGQAPAWRASLELTQLGAMAWLAVHWAIPLRLLALGYGFAWLEGAVMAGVKLVPFGQQAAQTLLRDLGTGLPEALDLALSLGDDQLGGGLPLLAIASSRHETQYTRLFRS; encoded by the coding sequence ATGGACAGCGACCTGGCGTTGCTGCGCCTGCTGCAGCTGGCCAGCCCCGGCTTGCCGGTGGGTGGTTTTACCTACTCGCAAGGCCTGGAGTGGGCTGTCGAGGCGGGCTGGGTAAAGGGCGCGGACGGCTTCGCGGCCTGGCAGCGCGAGCAGGTCGAGGACACCTTGGCCTGCCTCGACTGGCCGGTGCTGGCACGCCTGTACCGCGCTTGCCAGGCCGCAGATGCCGAGGCGTTCGGCCACTGGAGCCGCTTTCTGTTGGCCAACCGCGAAACCGCCGAGCTGCGCCTGGAAGAGCAGCAACGTGGCGCGGCATTGGCGCGGCTGCTTGACGGCTGGCAATTGGGCCAGGCCCCGGCCTGGCGCGCCAGCCTTGAATTGACTCAACTGGGCGCGATGGCCTGGCTGGCTGTGCATTGGGCAATCCCGCTGCGCCTGCTGGCCCTTGGCTACGGCTTTGCCTGGCTGGAGGGGGCGGTGATGGCCGGGGTCAAGCTGGTGCCATTCGGCCAGCAGGCAGCCCAGACCTTGCTGCGCGACCTGGGCACCGGGTTGCCCGAAGCCCTCGACCTGGCATTGTCCCTGGGCGATGACCAGCTTGGTGGCGGCCTGCCGTTGCTGGCCATTGCCTCATCGCGTCACGAAACCCAATACACCCGTTTGTTCCGTTCCTGA
- a CDS encoding HupE/UreJ family protein, producing MKKTFALFLLMLALPAFAHPGHDSNPLHDGLLHPLTGLDHLLMLLGTGVLAALTRRNLTLPLATLAAMFGGAVCGHLFGDVLGMETLIALSVLVAAGAVLLPSRQLLLAMAMPVFALFHGWAHGVEATPSAFWQFSAGFVTVSGLLLAAGFAVGCLLRRHSGLQKAFGGGLLAGAALVLAG from the coding sequence ATGAAAAAGACGTTTGCCCTGTTTCTGCTGATGCTGGCCCTGCCAGCCTTCGCCCACCCTGGCCATGACAGCAACCCGCTGCATGACGGCCTGCTGCACCCACTGACCGGCCTGGACCACCTGTTGATGCTGCTCGGCACCGGTGTGCTCGCGGCATTGACCCGGCGCAACCTGACGCTGCCTCTGGCCACCTTGGCGGCAATGTTTGGCGGGGCGGTGTGTGGCCACCTGTTCGGTGACGTGCTGGGCATGGAGACCTTGATCGCCCTGTCGGTGCTGGTGGCGGCCGGGGCCGTGTTGCTGCCGAGCCGGCAGCTGCTGCTGGCCATGGCCATGCCCGTGTTTGCCCTGTTCCACGGCTGGGCCCATGGTGTGGAAGCCACACCAAGCGCGTTCTGGCAGTTCAGTGCAGGGTTTGTCACGGTCAGCGGGCTGCTGCTGGCGGCAGGTTTTGCGGTCGGTTGCCTGTTGCGCCGACACAGTGGCCTGCAGAAGGCCTTTGGCGGTGGCTTGCTGGCCGGCGCCGCGCTGGTGCTGGCCGGTTGA
- the ureE gene encoding urease accessory protein UreE — MIVLNRRITDPGTLAVSGTVTLDVDSRIKSRLRVTLDDGREAGLMLERGRLLRGGELLADAEGNQLIRVLAAPETVSTVRCADPHLLARAAYHLGNRHVPLQIEPGLLRFQHDHVLDDMLRGLGLTVEAEQAPFEPEAGAYQSAPHGHSHAHGHDHPFVRVPAHS; from the coding sequence ATGATTGTCCTGAACCGCCGTATCACCGACCCCGGCACGCTGGCTGTAAGCGGCACCGTCACCCTGGACGTGGACAGCCGCATCAAGAGCCGCCTGCGGGTAACCCTGGACGATGGGCGCGAGGCCGGGCTCATGCTGGAGCGCGGCCGCCTGTTGCGTGGCGGAGAGCTGCTTGCCGATGCCGAAGGCAACCAGCTGATCCGCGTGCTGGCCGCGCCCGAGACAGTGTCGACGGTGCGCTGCGCCGACCCGCACCTGCTGGCCCGCGCGGCTTACCACCTGGGTAACCGCCATGTGCCCCTGCAAATCGAACCGGGCCTGTTGCGCTTCCAGCACGACCATGTGCTGGACGACATGCTGCGGGGTCTGGGCCTGACGGTAGAAGCCGAACAGGCACCGTTCGAGCCTGAAGCGGGCGCCTACCAGAGCGCGCCGCATGGCCACAGCCATGCCCACGGCCACGATCACCCGTTCGTGCGCGTGCCTGCCCATTCCTGA